One stretch of Harmonia axyridis chromosome 1, icHarAxyr1.1, whole genome shotgun sequence DNA includes these proteins:
- the LOC123688789 gene encoding UDP-glucosyltransferase 2-like isoform X1 has product MIKLLLLSTVLLALCLGKVENAKILCVLGFPAHSHFIMFRSLLEELSRKGHEVDVVTALQKPNSTRLNFIKIPNILEEAGEEFNVQDARMLSVHEMMEMILASHDRNFNICSNLFSTKEMRNFKDTDKKYDLLIFEVFAYDCIFGFAHKYKVPVIALTSSVNLPWGANRIGNPDNPSYIPTYFRDLLPEMTLYERILNTFTLLHAKLLHYKYLQIQDEEARKFFGEDMPYLEDIVSNTSLFIVNSHFSLDQARPNVPNFVEAAGLHINEVKPLDSDLQDILGDSKFIYFSIGTVLSSDTIPLEKLQNICDAFDILNYKVLWKTDRKKLPKGLRIPSNVNTQEWVPQLDILCNPNILFFFTHSGLLGTQEAIYCGVPMLSIPIFADQHLNSKNMVSKGVALHVIMEEFTQEEIIFKMRDLIENPKYKDNAMSLSIMFKDRPNKPLDEAVYWIEYVLRYKGAPQLRSRAADMAWYQYYLVDITSVVVLSLSVFSFIIYRLVKFFLGVHLNIKFEPKYKNL; this is encoded by the exons ATGATTAAGTTACTTCTTTTATCAACCGTACTCCTAGCACTTTGCCTCGGAAAAGTGGAGAATGCAAAAATCCTTTGCGTATTAGGATTTCCTGCCCACAGTCACTTTATTATGTTCCGGTCACTTCTGGAAGAATTATCCAGGAAAGGACATGAAGTTGATGTTGTTACTGCCCTACAGAAACCTAATTCAACAAG gttgaatttcatcaaaattccaAATATCCTTGAAGAAGCAGGTGAGGAGTTCAATGTTCAAGATGCCCGTATGCTCTCAGTtcatgaaatgatggaaatgatCCTTGCATCTCATGACCGAAATTTCAATATATGTTCAAATTTATTCAGTACCAAAGAAATGAGGAACTTCAAAGACACTGATAAAAAATACGATCTTCTTATCTTCGAAGTCTTCGCATATGATTGTATTTTTGGTTTTGCACATAAATACAAAGTGCCAGTTATAGCATTAACTTCCAGCGTTAATTTGCCTTGGGGAGCTAATAGAATTGGAAATCCTGATAATCCTTCCTACATTCCCACATATTTTCGAGATCTGCTTCCAGAAATGACGTTATACGAGAGAATACTCAACACATTCACACTGCTTCATGCTAAGCTTCT ACATTACAAGTATTTACAAATACAAGATGAGGAGGCGCGAAAATTTTTTGGAGAAGATATGCCATATTTGGAAGATATAGTATCGAATACCAGTCTTTTCATTGTCAATAGTCACTTCAGTCTTGATCAAGCCAGACCTAACGTCCCAAATTTCGTTGAAGCTGCCGGACTTCATATAAACGAAGTTAAACCATTAGATAGT GATTTACAAGATATACTCGGggattcaaaattcatatatttctcCATTGGTACTGTATTGAGTTCAGATACAATTCCTTTAGAAAAACTACAGAATATATGCGATGCCTTCGATATATTAAACTACAAAGTGTTGTGGaaaacagatagaaaaaaacTCCCCAAAGGATTGAGAATACCTTCAAATGTAAACACTCAGGAATGGGTACCTCAGCTAGATATTTTGT GCAATCCAAACATCTTGTTCTTTTTTACACACAGTGGATTATTAGGAACACAGGAAGCGATTTATTGTGGTGTACCAATGTTGAGTATACCTATTTTTGCAGACCAACATCTAAATTCAAAGAATATGGTGTCTAAGGGAGTTGCACTGCATGTTATAATGGAGGAATTTACTCAGGAAGAAattatcttcaaaatgaggGACTTAATAGAAAATCCAAA atataAAGATAATGCAATGTCATTATCAATCATGTTCAAAGATAGGCCCAACAAACCATTAGACGAAGCTGTTTATTGGATTGAGTACGTTTTGAGGTACAAAGGGGCCCCTCAACTGAGGAGTAGAGCTGCTGATATGGCATGGTATCAGTATTACTTAGTTGATATTACTTCAGTCGTTGTACTCAGTTTATCAgtattttcatttatcatttaTAGACtagtgaaattttttctcggaGTTCAtctgaatataaaatttgaaccaaaatataaaaatttataa
- the LOC123688789 gene encoding UDP-glycosyltransferase UGT5-like isoform X2: MLSVHEMMEMILASHDRNFNICSNLFSTKEMRNFKDTDKKYDLLIFEVFAYDCIFGFAHKYKVPVIALTSSVNLPWGANRIGNPDNPSYIPTYFRDLLPEMTLYERILNTFTLLHAKLLHYKYLQIQDEEARKFFGEDMPYLEDIVSNTSLFIVNSHFSLDQARPNVPNFVEAAGLHINEVKPLDSDLQDILGDSKFIYFSIGTVLSSDTIPLEKLQNICDAFDILNYKVLWKTDRKKLPKGLRIPSNVNTQEWVPQLDILCNPNILFFFTHSGLLGTQEAIYCGVPMLSIPIFADQHLNSKNMVSKGVALHVIMEEFTQEEIIFKMRDLIENPKYKDNAMSLSIMFKDRPNKPLDEAVYWIEYVLRYKGAPQLRSRAADMAWYQYYLVDITSVVVLSLSVFSFIIYRLVKFFLGVHLNIKFEPKYKNL; the protein is encoded by the exons ATGCTCTCAGTtcatgaaatgatggaaatgatCCTTGCATCTCATGACCGAAATTTCAATATATGTTCAAATTTATTCAGTACCAAAGAAATGAGGAACTTCAAAGACACTGATAAAAAATACGATCTTCTTATCTTCGAAGTCTTCGCATATGATTGTATTTTTGGTTTTGCACATAAATACAAAGTGCCAGTTATAGCATTAACTTCCAGCGTTAATTTGCCTTGGGGAGCTAATAGAATTGGAAATCCTGATAATCCTTCCTACATTCCCACATATTTTCGAGATCTGCTTCCAGAAATGACGTTATACGAGAGAATACTCAACACATTCACACTGCTTCATGCTAAGCTTCT ACATTACAAGTATTTACAAATACAAGATGAGGAGGCGCGAAAATTTTTTGGAGAAGATATGCCATATTTGGAAGATATAGTATCGAATACCAGTCTTTTCATTGTCAATAGTCACTTCAGTCTTGATCAAGCCAGACCTAACGTCCCAAATTTCGTTGAAGCTGCCGGACTTCATATAAACGAAGTTAAACCATTAGATAGT GATTTACAAGATATACTCGGggattcaaaattcatatatttctcCATTGGTACTGTATTGAGTTCAGATACAATTCCTTTAGAAAAACTACAGAATATATGCGATGCCTTCGATATATTAAACTACAAAGTGTTGTGGaaaacagatagaaaaaaacTCCCCAAAGGATTGAGAATACCTTCAAATGTAAACACTCAGGAATGGGTACCTCAGCTAGATATTTTGT GCAATCCAAACATCTTGTTCTTTTTTACACACAGTGGATTATTAGGAACACAGGAAGCGATTTATTGTGGTGTACCAATGTTGAGTATACCTATTTTTGCAGACCAACATCTAAATTCAAAGAATATGGTGTCTAAGGGAGTTGCACTGCATGTTATAATGGAGGAATTTACTCAGGAAGAAattatcttcaaaatgaggGACTTAATAGAAAATCCAAA atataAAGATAATGCAATGTCATTATCAATCATGTTCAAAGATAGGCCCAACAAACCATTAGACGAAGCTGTTTATTGGATTGAGTACGTTTTGAGGTACAAAGGGGCCCCTCAACTGAGGAGTAGAGCTGCTGATATGGCATGGTATCAGTATTACTTAGTTGATATTACTTCAGTCGTTGTACTCAGTTTATCAgtattttcatttatcatttaTAGACtagtgaaattttttctcggaGTTCAtctgaatataaaatttgaaccaaaatataaaaatttataa